The Elaeis guineensis isolate ETL-2024a chromosome 3, EG11, whole genome shotgun sequence region ATAAATTCACCTAGCCCACTTGCTAAGACAAAAAACAGCAGCGCTTAGAaacaatctaaaattatgatcaaCCCACAATGCTGCATTATTTGGTGATAAGAAAAAGAGATAAGTAAGAAGACGTCTAtgatccaagtcttaaaattcgcCAATTTGTCATCAGTTAACATATATGCAGAGATTAAGAAAGAAACAATAAAAATGTTGTGACCACTCTCAAAGATTGTAACAGATAGAAGCTAGAACTCGGTCAGTATCAGTTTGAGCGACAACAAACGATAGCTCACAATATGTTCGATAAATTACTCCAGTAATTTTTCCATCCCCATCAACGAATAGTTACGATTTTAGTAATTATAAATCTTTCATCTCACTTACATTCCCAACTTGAAACAAAAATCAACAATTTTATTTGACTTCTTACGCAAAAAAATTTGCCAGCTTGCAATAAAGAAATATGATTTAGAAGGAAGACGGAAATTAGAGAGGAGGGGGATGAGGACCTGATCCCGGATCCAGTGGCGAAGATAAGCACGGTCGGGAAGGCGTCGGGTGGCGACATCCGCTCCACCTCGAAGCCCGTCCCCATGACGGCGCTAAGCTCGACGACGTCCCCTCTTCTAAGACCGCAGAGGAGGTCGGTGGTGGAGCCGGCGACGCGCTTGACGAGAAACTCGAACTCGCCCCGAGCGGCGGCGAGGGCGGGAGGAGAGGCGATGGCGAGGAAGGCGGGCTTGGAGGCGGCGGGGAGGCGGAGCTGGAGGTACTGGCCGGGGGCGATGTGGGCGGTGGCGAGGTCGGGGGCGTCGGAGACGTCGATGGAGACGTGGAAGAGGGAAGCGTCGGGGGAGGCCGGGGCGACGAGGGTCAGCGGGGCCTGGATCCAGGTGGCGGAGTCCTGCCGAACAGCGGCGGCGACGGCGGCGAGGGAGGAGAGATGGCGGCGGCCGAGGCGAAGGGGGCGGAGGCGGGGGAGGGGGAGAGAAGACATGAGGGAGGGGGCATGAGGCGGGAGGCGGAGCAGAGGAGGTGgaggggaagacagggcgacggCGACCATCTCTTCTCTTCTACTGCTTCGCTTTTTATTTCAAGAAAGAGGACGCGAAAAGGTTGGAAGGGAGCAGGGATCGGTCGTCGCAGCCGCCAAAGGGGGAGAGGGTAGCGGCTTAGCCAGCACCGAAGAAGCATCGGGTATttcttctttttagaaaaagaaaaataatttgttTGGGAGATATAATGTGATATATGTGTGGCTCTACTTttccttgctttgtgctactCTTATTTCATTTTGGGGGTGTCCGAACGAGAGTTCCAAGGTTCTCCGTTGGCAAAAGTTCAAGCTTCAATAACCTTATATGGCTGGGAAATTTTCCCCAAAAGCATAAAAAACTCTTGCTAGAAAATTGTTTTAGGACAAAACGTTTTCCGCGTACATATAACAAAATATACTATTTCTATATATAACTGTTCTCTCACAATTGGTGAACATTTTTAGTCTGATAAATTATTTGTCTTATTCAATTATTAAAAGAGAAGATGGTTGATGGAACCATGACCTGAGCTGGCCCAATCCCCTTAGATCCGATCTGAATCATTTTAAAGGATTCATAGAAACAAGTCAGATTTTAAAACTAAACTCATtccattttttagattaaatttgagttcattGAATTCGGATCCAATCCAAACCAAATCTGGTATACCATTGGACTCGAACTTATTTCAGTCtttaaattatgatttaagatttatATAAGTAATATCTTtaacataaatatatatttaaaatttattttatatcttaatttattttgaaaataatattatttattgttTATTCTTTGTAGTTAATAATAATTGATGatgtaataattaaaatatacttAACTACATTCGACCCAAAtataatttgaactcaaatttttcGAGTTGGAATCAAATTATTCATTGATCCGATCTGACTTGAATGATTTGTTGGATTGTGAATTTTGGTCATGTTTccaatccaatcagattttttattgaattggatttagatcCAATATTAGTACCTGATCGAAAGAACAAGTCGGATCGAGATCATCCATAATCTGATCCGACCCGATTCATTTGCACCCCTATCAACCATTAAATACCTAGTATAAGGAATATTCGAGGAGTATCTGAttgtgatcctatgcatggaaaAATGTTTGGGAGCACCCATTTTGCTAGCAGGTTCTagttatttttatgaattatttgaaatgtccAGTGCATGATATGTACTGGAGCATGTCTTTATGGTTATAATCCTATAAAATTTCTAATATGGATTTGGAAGTTGAATATGATAGAGGATGCTTCAAAATGATCTTCCTAGTCGAGCGTTAGCTACCTGATAATACCTCTGTGCTTCCTAGCAGGGTATGAGGTTCTGAATGATGTTATCCCAGAAGATTTTGGCTCCCCCCTAATCTCCAATAAATGACTTTGTTATGGAAGGAAGATGCAATTGTACACTGTGATAGACATTTTGTAGAGTCAAAGTTCAAGTCCCCAAAATTTAAGCTATATCCAAATTTGATAAAAATCAGGGTTGTtgttgttaccaaaaaaaaaaaaaaaaacacacaggAGCACATACCACCATAGTTGCATTCCAGGTTTCATATGGATCTCTAAATAATGAGGTACAATTTCTAAATATATGATTTAATCTTGAATATTAGATATTATGTTCATATTTGGAAACCCAAGCTCGTCTGCTAGTAGTCTGAGCAGAGGATTAACAGTATCAGCACAATCATACATCAGCATGAGATTAATACATCAACACAGTTTAAAGTATAGTTGGCGAGAAGAAGATCAGAAATAAATAAGCTTCACTAGTTCAACATAGCTAGCATAGACGTAATTAATTATTCAAGACCTGCACGTAGAACGTTAATGGACGGTTTAATATTATTAGCAAGGTGAGGTCTACTTAAAAGAGATGCCAAACTGTAATAATCATTTGTTCGCTAATATATGACTACGAAAGATGCCTGATAGCATTCGATCACAAATGTCAGCATCCCCTCAGAGAAACACGGCCATGATCACGATCACCAGACAGAAAGACCGATAGAAGCGTCGCGTAGCAAGGTGGTGCCGGCCCAGGCCGAATTAGTCCAAGGTGGTGCCGGCCCAGGCCGACTTACTCCATAAGAAACGTATTCCATCCACCTGTGTAACAGTGTAAGGATTTAGCACTGGGAAATTTGGTTTCGCAACGCCAATCAGAAGGATAGAATTTACTCCACATCAGAATAACATGGCGTCCTGAATATAGCCAACGCCCACCAGGACAAATCAAAGTGATGGCCTTGATATCGACAGCTACTAGATTAATCATGTAAAACGATTAATCCCTAGAAGAGTCGCTGTTCCAGAAGGGGCAAAAAAAAGCACCATATAGTAATGTAGAACGTCAGAAAAGCAGCTCCCGTAATGTTAATTACAGTGTACAGGTGAGTAAAGCATGAAAGGATAAAATAAAAGGAAGCTTGTAGCAGGAATCAAGAGAGTATCTGATAGTTTGCCAATATACTGATTACCGAACAATCATAAACTGAAGTACTCGGAAATAACCTAATGAAAGTGACAAAAAACTAAAATATAAAATGTAGAGCAACAAGGAATTGAGAAAAGGTAactacaatatgattataatgaACTGAACTTATACCAATCAACAACATAGATTACAGAATAAAAACACAATAAAAGGAGACCAAACTCAACACCCAGATTGTCCGAAGTTAAAACAAACAGCTAATAAGTATAAAAACCAATTTAACAGAACTTCTAAGTGGAGCAAGTTTCTTGTGTCTTGCTATGTGCTTTCCTACTGGCAAGTAAATTTTTTTAAGGAAAACAGGCAAGTCTAATTTTAGAAGCCAGAAATCAATGTCAAAGAAAAGATAAGAGTGGACCAAGCAAATATGCATTCCATTAACCACCAAAAAGAAAGAGAATTCCAACAATGAGATAATCGTGTGATGCTTCTAAAGATGGTCATATAAAATAACATTCTTATCTAACAACAATGTAAATATGATATACAAACATGCACACACAAAAGCATCTCTTATAGAAAGTTCTCAAATAAGACGTCCCATAAAAACAAAATCCGAAATCGCATTATGCTGAGGACAGAGCATGATAAGAGACTGGAATAACGAGAAACTGAAAGCCATAAGCAAAGAGCCTTATAATAAGATGCCCAACCAAATTTTATCAGCATCTACCTGCCAGAGACCAGAGACCAGAGACCAAGACCCAGCATAGAACACATTCTGAAGAACAAAAACCAATATAAGGGTAATGCTTAATGGAAGAATTTAAGTTTACATATGAAGATAAAATTAGAAAGGAAGCACATCAGGAGATCCTTTGACAAATAGCAAAAGGATAAGATGAGGGATCTACTTAATGTCACGAAACTTACATTAACTTTAACAATGGAGAAGCTCAAAGTATTAAGAGACCACTAGATTGAGAGACTAGGTGATGTATCAAAGCACCAATTGTGAGGGAATCCACCACATCATTTGCCACCATAATTTGACATTAACAGAGGGGGAGAAAAAGATCTTACCTAGGATGAGGACAACTAGAGGCAAAGAGAACCGCTTGAAGATGTTT contains the following coding sequences:
- the LOC105041153 gene encoding fruit protein pKIWI502, yielding MVAVALSSPPPPLLRLPPHAPSLMSSLPLPRLRPLRLGRRHLSSLAAVAAAVRQDSATWIQAPLTLVAPASPDASLFHVSIDVSDAPDLATAHIAPGQYLQLRLPAASKPAFLAIASPPALAAARGEFEFLVKRVAGSTTDLLCGLRRGDVVELSAVMGTGFEVERMSPPDAFPTVLIFATGSGISPIRSLIESGINANKRSDVRLYYGARNLQRMAYQDRFKVWESSGVKIVPVLSQPDDRWKGEQGYVQAAFSRAKQVLNPSSTGAVLCGHKQMIKDVTTVLVADGVPKDKILKNF